In Dyadobacter sp. NIV53, a single window of DNA contains:
- a CDS encoding OmpH family outer membrane protein translates to MKQKLIAFLVVMTILSTPLLAQTTPASGLTKIGYTNVDFVIAKLPEYKVMQNQLEVTKAQLDKALGETYKEAQEKYEAYQKNGANMTDVIRADKEKELQNLQTRIQEMQTNAQTSLQTKQQQLLEPILLKVNNAIQEVGKENGFLYILNMDAGANTTPIILYAGSEEYAVTNLILRKLGVDPDKVEAAPVKATTAPATTPAKAATTPAATPKKK, encoded by the coding sequence ATGAAACAAAAATTGATAGCGTTTTTGGTCGTAATGACCATATTAAGTACTCCTCTGTTAGCTCAAACAACTCCAGCAAGCGGTCTTACAAAAATAGGTTATACAAATGTTGACTTTGTAATTGCCAAATTGCCTGAGTACAAAGTAATGCAGAACCAGCTTGAAGTTACAAAAGCTCAATTGGATAAAGCATTAGGAGAAACTTACAAAGAAGCTCAGGAGAAGTATGAAGCTTATCAGAAAAACGGAGCTAACATGACAGACGTCATTCGTGCTGATAAAGAAAAAGAATTGCAAAACCTGCAAACCCGTATTCAGGAAATGCAGACAAATGCTCAAACTTCATTGCAAACTAAACAGCAGCAATTGCTTGAGCCAATTCTTTTAAAAGTAAATAATGCAATCCAGGAAGTAGGTAAGGAAAATGGATTTCTTTATATCCTGAACATGGATGCCGGAGCTAATACAACTCCTATCATCCTTTATGCAGGATCTGAGGAATATGCAGTAACCAACCTGATTCTTCGTAAATTAGGCGTTGATCCTGACAAAGTAGAAGCAGCTCCTGTGAAAGCAACTACGGCACCAGCTACAACACCTGCAAAAGCTGCTACAACACCAGCCGCTACACCTAAGAAAAAGTAA
- a CDS encoding polyphosphate kinase 2 family protein, with product MSNFNSDQYRIDGTQKFEIKKAKTRSKDIYESKEEYEQMQADSAKELDELQSKMYAHNRYGLLVIFQAMDAAGKDGTIKHVLSGVNPVGVKIHSFKRPTETELGHDFLWRTNAVLPQRGTITIFNRSYYEEVLVVKVDPSILTNSQRLPAELTSDLDKVFKHRYSDIKNLEKYLYRNGIRVIKFFLNVSKEEQAERLIERIEDPSKNWKFEEQDVKVRDQWDDYMKAYEECINTTASKKAPWYVIPADDKKNLRLIVGKIITEELQKMDMNYPDSSPERAEELHHFIEVINNQNLK from the coding sequence ATGTCAAATTTCAATTCAGACCAGTATCGCATTGACGGAACACAAAAATTTGAAATAAAAAAGGCAAAGACCCGCTCAAAAGATATATACGAAAGCAAAGAAGAATACGAACAAATGCAGGCAGATTCCGCCAAAGAACTGGATGAACTGCAAAGTAAGATGTATGCACATAACCGGTATGGATTGCTTGTTATTTTTCAGGCAATGGATGCTGCGGGTAAAGATGGCACAATCAAACACGTTCTATCAGGTGTCAATCCTGTGGGTGTAAAAATTCACTCGTTTAAGAGACCAACTGAAACAGAATTGGGACATGATTTTTTGTGGCGGACCAACGCTGTTTTACCGCAACGTGGAACCATTACTATTTTTAACAGGAGCTATTACGAAGAAGTACTGGTTGTAAAAGTAGATCCCTCTATTTTAACTAATTCCCAACGCCTGCCTGCTGAACTTACCTCAGATCTCGATAAAGTATTTAAACATCGCTATTCTGATATCAAAAACCTGGAGAAATACTTATACCGAAATGGAATCCGCGTAATAAAATTTTTCCTGAATGTATCCAAGGAAGAGCAAGCTGAGCGTTTGATAGAGCGTATTGAAGATCCGTCAAAAAACTGGAAGTTTGAGGAACAGGATGTAAAAGTGCGTGATCAGTGGGACGACTATATGAAAGCTTATGAAGAATGTATCAATACAACAGCATCGAAAAAAGCACCCTGGTATGTAATCCCTGCTGATGACAAGAAAAACCTGCGTTTAATTGTTGGAAAAATTATCACAGAAGAATTACAAAAAATGGATATGAATTATCCGGATTCAAGTCCAGAACGTGCAGAAGAATTGCATCATTTTATTGAGGTAATCAATAATCAGAATCTGAAATAA
- a CDS encoding bifunctional oligoribonuclease/PAP phosphatase NrnA, translated as MNQTIEELITFLSTPQKIIITMHRDPDADALGSSLGWASYLIRKGHDVTVISPTEYAANLNWLPGMEYVLVYEKAADQRNCKRKIDEATLICCLDFSALSRLKDLGKVVQEANAIKMMIDHHLEPEHFAKWMIWDTYAAATAQLVYALIKEMEPDKQTIEIFDISMAECLYAGIMTDTGSFRHANVTPEVHLAVADLMLTGFDTSRIHRLIYDNAPLSRLQFLGYVLSQKLTVIPEFRTAYMVLTEAELLKFNSSTGETEGIVNYGLQVENVVMSALFIERKGEVKMSFRSVGLFSVRDLASSHFSGGGHKNAAGGRSEQSVKETVERFLSVLPSYQQSLLSVD; from the coding sequence GTGAATCAAACCATTGAAGAGTTAATCACTTTTCTATCTACTCCTCAAAAGATCATCATTACGATGCATAGAGACCCCGACGCTGACGCGCTGGGCTCTTCGCTTGGGTGGGCAAGTTATTTGATCCGTAAAGGACATGATGTTACTGTTATCAGTCCGACAGAATATGCTGCCAATTTAAATTGGTTACCTGGTATGGAATATGTTCTCGTTTATGAAAAAGCTGCGGACCAGCGCAATTGTAAACGAAAAATTGATGAAGCAACACTTATTTGCTGTCTAGATTTCTCAGCACTTTCCCGTTTGAAAGATCTTGGAAAAGTGGTACAGGAAGCAAATGCAATTAAAATGATGATTGATCATCATCTAGAACCCGAGCATTTCGCAAAATGGATGATTTGGGATACATATGCTGCTGCTACTGCGCAACTAGTTTACGCGCTGATTAAAGAAATGGAACCTGACAAACAAACGATTGAGATTTTCGACATATCAATGGCAGAATGCTTGTATGCCGGAATTATGACAGATACAGGTTCTTTCCGACATGCCAATGTTACTCCTGAGGTACATTTAGCTGTAGCAGATCTGATGCTGACCGGTTTTGATACAAGCCGTATTCACAGATTGATTTATGACAACGCACCGCTTTCACGCTTGCAATTTCTGGGATACGTCCTTTCGCAGAAATTAACGGTTATTCCTGAGTTTCGTACAGCATATATGGTTCTTACAGAAGCTGAATTATTAAAATTTAATTCCAGTACCGGCGAAACCGAAGGCATTGTAAATTATGGCTTACAGGTCGAAAACGTGGTGATGTCTGCTCTTTTTATAGAAAGAAAAGGAGAAGTTAAAATGTCTTTCCGCTCTGTGGGTTTATTTTCTGTGCGTGATCTGGCAAGCAGCCATTTCAGCGGGGGCGGACACAAAAATGCAGCAGGCGGCAGATCGGAACAATCGGTAAAAGAAACTGTGGAAAGATTTTTATCTGTCCTTCCCTCGTACCAACAATCGCTTTTAAGCGTTGATTAA
- a CDS encoding OmpH family outer membrane protein: protein MKKFLILLVLSILSVSVTQAQKFGYTDMEFITSKMPEYQQAQTEMKKFSEKWAKEIAEKYAEIDRMQRAYMAEEVLLTDDLKRKRQGEIKEKEQEAREYNSKIFGMEGLLFQKKKEIMKPVLEKVQRAVTKVCSQRRLDFMFDKSSDVGLLFTNPKHDYSDYIMEELGIDLKSTKASAKENAGKEKEEQEETVAPVVPAKTKNSPKQKSTTSKLK, encoded by the coding sequence ATGAAGAAGTTTTTAATTTTACTAGTTTTGTCAATTCTTTCGGTATCGGTAACCCAGGCTCAAAAGTTTGGCTATACAGATATGGAATTTATTACGAGTAAAATGCCCGAATATCAGCAGGCACAAACAGAAATGAAAAAATTTTCTGAGAAGTGGGCTAAGGAAATTGCAGAAAAATATGCTGAAATTGACCGGATGCAACGTGCTTATATGGCGGAAGAAGTATTACTTACTGACGACCTCAAGAGAAAAAGGCAAGGCGAAATAAAAGAGAAAGAACAGGAAGCAAGAGAATATAACAGTAAAATTTTCGGAATGGAAGGTTTGCTTTTTCAAAAGAAAAAGGAAATCATGAAGCCCGTTCTGGAAAAAGTTCAGAGGGCTGTAACGAAGGTTTGCAGTCAGCGCAGGTTGGATTTTATGTTTGATAAATCCAGTGATGTAGGGTTGTTATTCACGAATCCGAAACATGATTACTCAGATTATATCATGGAGGAATTGGGAATTGACTTAAAATCTACCAAAGCTTCGGCTAAGGAAAATGCAGGTAAAGAAAAAGAAGAGCAGGAAGAAACGGTAGCTCCCGTTGTGCCTGCAAAAACAAAGAACTCACCAAAACAAAAAAGTACAACCAGTAAACTTAAATAA
- a CDS encoding FKBP-type peptidyl-prolyl cis-trans isomerase produces the protein MNLKTIGYALGITILAAACNKYRTQVTKDGLKYQVFDHEDDARKAKLGDIMSFHLVLKNGSDSTLRDTYKEGTPVKMVLQAPPFKGSFEEGLAMLAAGDSAKFMINADTLFAKMMQPLPPMIKKGSELSFTVKVLSVLTSEEFQKQQSEVGVKQKAIDAKVIEDFIAKNNLKAKAQKTASGLYYIPEIEGSGASPAQGDNVKVHYTGKFLDGKEFDSSKKQGKPLDMTIGAGMVIPGWEEGLMLMKKGAKGLLLIPSGLAYGPDTYGPIPGNSVLQFEMELIDFSKGAPAPAGPAVPPAK, from the coding sequence ATGAATCTTAAAACAATCGGTTATGCGTTGGGCATAACTATTCTCGCAGCGGCTTGCAACAAATATCGGACGCAGGTTACTAAAGATGGTCTAAAATATCAGGTCTTTGATCACGAAGACGACGCCAGAAAAGCAAAATTAGGCGATATCATGTCATTCCATCTGGTTTTGAAAAATGGTTCTGACTCAACACTTCGTGATACATACAAAGAAGGAACTCCTGTGAAAATGGTTCTTCAGGCACCTCCTTTTAAAGGTAGTTTTGAAGAAGGGCTTGCTATGTTAGCAGCTGGTGACAGTGCGAAATTCATGATCAATGCAGATACTTTATTTGCAAAAATGATGCAGCCATTGCCTCCGATGATTAAAAAAGGATCGGAATTAAGTTTCACTGTTAAAGTTTTAAGTGTACTTACTTCAGAGGAATTCCAAAAACAGCAATCAGAAGTTGGTGTAAAACAAAAAGCGATTGATGCCAAAGTAATTGAAGATTTTATTGCTAAAAATAATCTAAAGGCAAAAGCGCAAAAAACAGCTTCGGGGTTGTACTACATACCTGAAATAGAAGGATCCGGTGCTAGTCCTGCACAAGGTGATAACGTAAAAGTTCATTACACAGGTAAGTTTTTGGATGGAAAAGAATTCGACAGTTCTAAAAAACAAGGAAAGCCATTGGATATGACAATTGGTGCAGGAATGGTTATACCAGGATGGGAAGAAGGACTGATGCTTATGAAAAAAGGAGCGAAAGGTTTGTTGCTGATACCATCTGGCCTTGCATACGGACCTGATACTTACGGACCGATTCCCGGAAACTCAGTATTACAATTTGAAATGGAACTGATTGATTTCAGTAAAGGCGCACCAGCACCTGCCGGCCCTGCCGTTCCACCAGCAAAATAA
- a CDS encoding LytTR family DNA-binding domain-containing protein, whose translation MDYPLKTILIDDEILALSRLRRLLLKYPETFSIVSEAQNGAEGLVEIDKHNPDIIFLDIEMPLLNGFEMLSKLSKMPLVVFSTAYDQYAIRAFEENSVDYLLKPVENARLLKTIDKIRSMTQANSQSGFNPYSDNLLKLLEEMKPKKEIFSLSVKTGDRILLIPLTEITHFEAEEKYVFLNTLDGQKYLLNYTLTSLEEKLPQHYLRISRAAIVNSHHIKEIQKHFNGKFILMMRDRKASQLPSGSTYGEVIRHLLDN comes from the coding sequence ATGGACTACCCACTGAAAACAATATTGATTGACGATGAAATACTGGCATTGAGCCGGTTAAGACGGTTACTTTTAAAATATCCTGAAACGTTCTCAATTGTTTCGGAAGCGCAGAACGGAGCGGAAGGACTGGTTGAAATTGACAAACACAATCCGGACATTATTTTTCTGGACATTGAAATGCCTCTTTTAAATGGTTTTGAAATGCTTTCCAAGCTTTCCAAAATGCCCCTGGTTGTCTTTTCAACGGCTTACGACCAGTATGCGATCCGAGCTTTTGAAGAAAATTCGGTTGATTATTTGTTAAAACCCGTTGAAAATGCGCGTCTTTTGAAAACAATTGATAAAATCCGCAGTATGACGCAAGCAAATTCCCAGTCGGGTTTTAATCCTTACTCGGATAATTTGTTGAAACTGCTGGAAGAGATGAAACCCAAAAAGGAGATATTTTCCTTATCCGTAAAAACGGGCGATCGTATCCTTCTCATTCCGCTAACTGAAATAACCCATTTTGAAGCAGAAGAAAAGTACGTTTTCCTGAATACACTGGATGGGCAAAAATATCTTTTAAATTATACATTAACCTCTCTTGAAGAAAAACTACCTCAGCACTATCTGCGGATCAGCAGAGCTGCCATTGTCAATTCCCATCACATTAAGGAGATTCAGAAGCATTTTAACGGAAAGTTTATCCTGATGATGCGCGATCGGAAAGCATCACAACTCCCGAGTGGAAGCACTTACGGTGAAGTTATACGCCATCTTCTTGATAATTAA
- a CDS encoding nucleoside-diphosphate kinase — protein sequence MPTNKTFTMIKPDAVEDGNSGSIIQMIEKAGFRVVALKKTQLTPERAGQFYEVHKERPFYNDLCKYMSSGPIIPMILEKQNAVADFRTLIGATNPANADEGTIRKLFAKSIEANAIHGSDSDENAGIEGNFFFGGLEQF from the coding sequence ATGCCAACAAATAAAACGTTTACAATGATTAAGCCTGATGCCGTGGAAGATGGTAACTCAGGCTCTATTATTCAAATGATTGAGAAGGCCGGTTTCCGGGTTGTAGCTTTAAAGAAAACGCAGCTGACCCCTGAACGTGCCGGACAATTTTATGAAGTTCACAAAGAGCGTCCGTTTTATAACGATTTATGCAAATACATGTCTTCTGGCCCTATCATTCCAATGATTCTGGAAAAACAGAATGCAGTAGCAGATTTCCGTACGCTGATCGGAGCAACTAATCCTGCAAATGCAGATGAAGGTACAATTCGTAAATTGTTTGCAAAATCCATTGAAGCAAATGCTATTCACGGATCAGATTCTGATGAAAATGCCGGAATTGAAGGCAACTTTTTCTTTGGAGGATTAGAGCAGTTTTAG
- a CDS encoding non-canonical purine NTP diphosphatase has translation MKLCFATNNTHKLQEIQALLGDHFSLVTLNEIGCSEEIPETRDTIEGNSMQKAEYVWNNFKINCFADDTGLEAEALNGEPGVLSARYAGPQRNSDDNMNLLIEKLSSHVNHKARFKTVITLVIHGIYNQFEGAVEGQIINEKRGLQGFGYDPIFLPDGHDHTFAEMTMLEKSKLSHRAIAFAKLVNFLNQI, from the coding sequence ATGAAACTTTGCTTTGCGACCAATAATACTCATAAATTACAAGAAATCCAGGCGCTTCTGGGTGATCATTTTTCCCTGGTAACCTTAAATGAAATTGGGTGTTCGGAGGAAATCCCGGAAACACGTGATACGATCGAGGGTAATTCGATGCAAAAAGCAGAATACGTTTGGAATAACTTTAAAATAAACTGTTTTGCTGATGACACCGGATTGGAAGCTGAAGCGTTAAATGGCGAGCCGGGTGTGTTATCAGCACGCTATGCCGGCCCGCAAAGGAATTCCGACGATAATATGAATTTACTGATTGAAAAACTATCGTCTCATGTCAATCACAAAGCCCGGTTTAAAACAGTGATAACATTGGTAATCCATGGAATATATAATCAGTTTGAAGGTGCAGTTGAAGGGCAAATCATCAATGAAAAACGGGGTTTACAAGGCTTTGGCTATGATCCGATATTTTTGCCTGATGGACATGACCACACTTTTGCAGAAATGACCATGCTGGAAAAGAGCAAGCTAAGCCACAGGGCAATTGCCTTTGCTAAACTGGTAAATTTCCTCAATCAGATATAA
- a CDS encoding fasciclin domain-containing protein, translated as MKKINFVSRYRAFFLIAVLFSGTIFSCSESDKDLVKPKTITDVIFENEQFSILKEIIVSTKMGDALRTDELTVFAPNNAAFLSSGVSAGSITSQTPDSAMSFVKYHILGKRYEFASLKTGENKALNKGYLKILKTADSTITVNRAVIITKNINAANGVIHVVDRVLTEK; from the coding sequence ATGAAAAAAATTAATTTTGTTAGTCGTTACAGGGCATTTTTTTTAATTGCAGTATTGTTTTCCGGCACTATTTTTTCTTGTTCGGAAAGTGATAAAGATCTTGTAAAGCCTAAAACCATTACTGATGTAATTTTCGAAAATGAGCAATTCAGTATACTTAAGGAAATAATTGTGAGTACTAAAATGGGGGATGCATTGAGAACGGATGAACTGACTGTATTCGCTCCTAACAATGCCGCATTTCTTAGTTCCGGTGTTAGTGCAGGTTCCATTACGTCCCAAACTCCCGATTCTGCTATGTCTTTTGTCAAATACCATATCCTGGGAAAAAGATACGAATTTGCAAGTTTGAAAACCGGTGAGAATAAAGCGTTGAACAAGGGCTATCTGAAAATATTAAAAACGGCTGACAGTACTATTACAGTTAACCGTGCCGTGATAATAACAAAGAACATCAATGCTGCCAATGGAGTTATTCATGTAGTAGACCGTGTTCTGACTGAAAAATAG
- a CDS encoding DUF1080 domain-containing protein: protein MLFMNSAFLAIKEPVSDLKKKPVKLFNGKDLTGWKINGTEKWYAEKGELICESGPDKEYGYLTTDKFYKNFDLSLKFKQEANGNSGVFFRSTVEGTKVSGWQVEVAPPNHDTGGVYESYGREWLVKIPDEKEGFLKMGEWNTLRIRVVGDKVQTFLNGHDMVDFDDAKIGAANGSIALQIHSGGGIKVRWKDIVIEEL, encoded by the coding sequence ATGCTATTTATGAATTCTGCTTTTCTGGCTATTAAAGAGCCGGTTTCAGATTTAAAAAAGAAACCTGTAAAACTCTTTAACGGAAAAGACCTGACAGGCTGGAAAATTAACGGAACAGAAAAATGGTACGCTGAAAAAGGTGAACTGATTTGCGAAAGCGGTCCGGATAAAGAATACGGATACCTTACAACGGACAAATTTTACAAAAATTTTGATCTGTCTCTTAAATTCAAACAGGAAGCAAATGGTAACAGCGGCGTTTTTTTCAGATCGACCGTTGAAGGAACGAAAGTTTCAGGATGGCAGGTAGAAGTTGCACCTCCAAATCATGATACAGGTGGAGTTTATGAATCTTACGGCCGCGAATGGCTGGTTAAAATTCCGGACGAAAAAGAAGGTTTCCTGAAAATGGGAGAGTGGAATACATTACGTATCCGGGTTGTAGGCGACAAAGTCCAGACTTTTTTGAACGGACATGACATGGTAGATTTTGATGATGCAAAAATTGGTGCTGCCAACGGCTCTATTGCCCTTCAGATACATTCTGGCGGAGGAATAAAAGTTCGCTGGAAGGATATAGTAATTGAAGAACTATAA
- a CDS encoding lipoprotein signal peptidase, whose amino-acid sequence MNQSRNPAPYLLLSILLIAIDQISKILVYKYMEPGFSGQIALIGNWLKLHYVLNPGMAFGMQLGHEYGKLFLTLFRLVAMFAIGWYLIHLARSGAAKGLLWALSMILAGAVGNVIDSTFYGVLFDNAPYGSPTPWFHGQVIDMIFVDFWEGFVPDWVPVWGGQYYSTPIFNIADSCIFVGVCSILIFQGSFHPTHHTDEKKENNEDLDGIREVEIDSDYNNNNTEISSHLPSPKIDTEEEDNKKESI is encoded by the coding sequence ATGAACCAATCCAGAAATCCAGCCCCATATCTGCTTTTAAGTATCCTTCTTATTGCCATAGACCAGATATCCAAGATATTGGTTTACAAATACATGGAACCTGGTTTTTCAGGCCAGATCGCTCTCATTGGAAATTGGTTGAAGCTACACTATGTGCTTAATCCGGGTATGGCATTCGGGATGCAGCTTGGACATGAATATGGGAAATTATTTTTAACGCTTTTCCGGCTGGTAGCTATGTTTGCCATTGGATGGTACCTTATACATCTCGCAAGATCAGGAGCTGCAAAGGGTTTACTTTGGGCGCTTTCCATGATATTGGCCGGTGCAGTCGGAAATGTAATTGATAGTACCTTTTATGGCGTTTTGTTTGATAATGCCCCTTATGGCTCTCCTACTCCATGGTTTCATGGACAGGTTATTGATATGATTTTTGTCGATTTCTGGGAAGGGTTTGTACCTGACTGGGTTCCTGTCTGGGGTGGGCAATATTACTCTACGCCTATTTTTAACATTGCTGATTCCTGTATTTTTGTGGGCGTATGCAGTATTCTTATTTTTCAGGGAAGTTTTCACCCTACTCATCATACAGATGAGAAAAAGGAAAATAATGAAGATTTAGACGGAATAAGAGAAGTAGAAATTGATTCTGACTACAACAACAATAACACTGAAATATCATCCCATCTTCCTTCACCAAAAATTGATACTGAAGAAGAAGACAATAAAAAAGAGAGCATATAG
- a CDS encoding histidine kinase codes for MKCLNSMEEQPAKPLRMTASSLDGKDFSNMNLENADFSFSSLKDINFDGSNLRNAKLRFSTLDRTTFKNSDLRNADLSFSSLCDVDLTGAKVEGANFSFTSQDKSWNWQDFSLIGLIQNQGWIGTFVAITLGAIILYGINAIAYFTAEIVYTYEPIRVKLYQFLVVQNVAAGVVTILFTQAVSGWLDILIKKIAVRHLVLSVLVFFINNAISIGIYFIFGLGIVQKYQIMYPKESAQNAPWYWYMWGPIIIANAFYFLSRQGKRISRKISDQEYQLLNLEKLKTRAELDALQARINPHFLYNALNSIASLVHEDPDKAEEMTLLLSKLFRYTTGRNTEDYFDTIRNELEMVQTYLQVEKVRFGERLKFTVEVSDPDLNELHVPKFILQPIVENAIKHGVSKMADLGNIVVKIYEKDNWLHLCVHDNGPLFPDSMGAGYGIRSIQDKLKLLYGDNAKVELHNEPHKSVNISILKTAIDEHQ; via the coding sequence ATGAAATGTTTAAATAGTATGGAAGAGCAGCCAGCGAAGCCGTTGCGTATGACGGCATCGTCACTGGATGGCAAGGATTTCAGTAATATGAATCTGGAAAATGCAGATTTCAGTTTTTCAAGTTTGAAAGATATTAATTTCGATGGTTCTAATCTTCGTAATGCCAAGCTCCGGTTTTCGACTTTAGACCGTACTACTTTTAAAAACTCCGACCTGCGGAATGCAGACCTTAGTTTCAGCAGTCTTTGCGATGTGGATTTGACCGGAGCAAAAGTAGAAGGAGCTAATTTCAGTTTTACCTCACAAGACAAATCATGGAATTGGCAGGATTTCAGTCTCATTGGCCTTATACAGAACCAGGGATGGATAGGTACATTTGTTGCCATTACTTTGGGCGCTATCATACTGTATGGAATTAATGCCATTGCTTATTTCACGGCTGAGATTGTGTACACTTATGAGCCAATCCGGGTAAAACTTTATCAGTTTCTTGTCGTACAAAATGTTGCTGCAGGAGTTGTCACAATTCTTTTTACACAGGCTGTTTCTGGCTGGCTGGACATTCTTATAAAAAAAATAGCAGTCCGGCACTTGGTTTTATCAGTACTGGTCTTTTTTATTAATAATGCAATTAGCATTGGCATCTATTTTATATTTGGATTGGGGATTGTTCAAAAATACCAGATCATGTACCCGAAGGAATCTGCACAAAATGCGCCGTGGTACTGGTATATGTGGGGGCCAATTATTATTGCAAACGCTTTTTACTTCCTAAGCCGGCAAGGTAAACGCATTTCCCGGAAAATATCAGATCAGGAATACCAGCTGCTGAACCTTGAAAAATTAAAAACAAGAGCAGAGCTGGATGCTCTCCAGGCGCGGATTAACCCTCATTTTTTGTATAATGCATTAAACAGCATTGCCAGTCTGGTTCATGAAGATCCTGATAAGGCCGAGGAAATGACATTGCTGCTTTCCAAATTATTCAGGTATACGACCGGTCGTAATACAGAAGATTATTTTGATACCATCAGGAATGAACTGGAAATGGTTCAAACTTATCTTCAGGTTGAAAAAGTACGGTTTGGAGAGCGTTTGAAATTTACTGTTGAAGTTTCAGACCCGGATTTAAACGAATTGCATGTTCCCAAATTTATTCTTCAGCCCATTGTGGAAAATGCCATTAAACATGGTGTATCTAAAATGGCAGATCTGGGAAATATTGTTGTGAAAATTTATGAAAAAGATAATTGGCTGCATTTATGTGTTCACGACAATGGCCCTTTGTTCCCCGATTCTATGGGAGCGGGATATGGTATCAGAAGTATTCAGGATAAACTAAAGCTGCTTTATGGAGACAACGCAAAGGTGGAACTTCATAATGAACCGCACAAATCGGTTAACATTTCAATTCTAAAAACAGCTATTGACGAACATCAATAA
- a CDS encoding isoprenyl transferase, whose amino-acid sequence MKELIDAGNLPKHIAVIMDGNGRWAQNQGAARVFGHRNAIKAVREVTEGCAELGVSYLTLYAFSTENWARPEYEVRALMELLVQSIRNELPTMMKNNVRLDTIGDTLSLPRSCQNQLAEAIEATKENTGLNLILALGYSGKWDIIQAVKKVAAEVKNGTLNPDEINEDTLAANLATKERPEVDLMLRTGGDHRISNFLLWQLAYAELYFYEDLFWPDFRREHLYQAILAYQKTERRFGKTGEQIKANSAK is encoded by the coding sequence ATGAAGGAACTCATTGATGCAGGCAATCTGCCAAAGCACATAGCCGTTATTATGGATGGTAACGGAAGGTGGGCGCAGAATCAGGGAGCGGCACGTGTATTCGGGCATCGCAATGCGATAAAGGCAGTAAGGGAAGTAACAGAAGGATGCGCTGAACTGGGCGTTTCTTATCTTACCCTCTATGCATTTTCAACTGAAAACTGGGCACGTCCGGAGTATGAAGTTCGTGCATTAATGGAGCTTCTTGTTCAGTCTATACGTAATGAGCTGCCAACAATGATGAAGAACAATGTACGTTTGGATACCATTGGAGATACGCTCAGCTTGCCCCGTAGTTGTCAGAACCAGTTGGCCGAGGCCATTGAAGCAACGAAGGAAAATACTGGCCTCAATCTGATTCTTGCATTGGGATACAGCGGCAAATGGGATATTATCCAGGCGGTAAAAAAAGTGGCTGCTGAGGTGAAAAACGGCACATTAAATCCCGACGAAATCAACGAAGATACATTGGCGGCAAATCTGGCAACCAAAGAAAGGCCGGAAGTAGATCTGATGCTCAGAACAGGAGGAGACCACAGGATAAGCAATTTCCTTTTGTGGCAGCTCGCTTACGCAGAATTGTATTTTTACGAAGACTTATTTTGGCCTGATTTCAGAAGAGAACATCTTTATCAGGCAATATTGGCCTACCAGAAAACAGAGAGACGTTTTGGTAAAACGGGGGAACAAATAAAAGCGAATAGTGCTAAGTAA